A window of Mycolicibacterium holsaticum DSM 44478 = JCM 12374 genomic DNA:
CTACTGCCGGTCACCGTGCGTCGATACCGGCGCGAAACGCTTCGGGTGATGAATAACCTGGCATGGGGCCGCGGTTCGATCATCGTCGACGGAGGCGTTATCGCTCTGTTGGCCGCGCTGGGAGTCATCGTCGGCGGGATCGTCGCCATCGAGTCGTTCGCGACGCTGAACCTGATCGGACTCGGATCGCTGACGGGCATCATCGGCGGCTGGGGCAATGTCCGAGAAATGGCGCCGTTGGTCGCCGGGGTGGCGTTCGCATCTCAGGCCGGGTGCCGAATGACGGCCGAGATCGGTTCGATGCGCATCGCCGAGGAGATCGACGCGACCGAGGCGATGGGGCTGCGCGCGATCCCGTTCGTGGTCGGCACCCGCGTGATCGGTGGATTACTTTGTGTAATACCGGGGTTCATGCTGACACTGGCGGTCAGCTTCGTGACAGCCGATGTAATCGTCCGAGGCTTCTACGAGCAGCCGGGCGGCACATACCAACACTATTTCGTTCAGTTCCTCTCCCTGCAGGATATCGGGTTCTCACTGTTGAAAGCGGTCGTCTACTGCACCGCAGTTACGGTGATCCATTGCTACTATGGCTTTTTCGCGTCCGGGGGGCCGGTCGGCGTCGGTCAGGCCTCCGGCCGGGCCATCCGAGCCAGCCTGGTGACGATCATGATCTTGGATCTGAGCACCACCATCATGATGTGGGGCCTACGCCCCGAGTTCGTGTTCAAGGGATAGGGGCCGACACATGCTGTTCCGGACGTCGGCAGAAGCCGAGGCACGTCGACTGTTCATCATCGGCGTAGCGGTCATCGCGTGTTTCACGGCCGTCTGCGTGATCATCGTCGCAAAGCCCTTCGCACGCGCCGCCGACCGCGTCACCGTGGTGATGGACCTTCCGTATGTCGGACAGGGTGTGGAGCGGGGCACGCCGTTGACGATGTACGGCGTCGCGGTAGGGGAGGTCACGGAAGTGAAGAGCCTGCCGGGGGGCACGGTCCGACTCAACGCCTTCGTGGAGCCCGCTCCGGCAGCGGGTTTGACCGACACCTTGGGTGTGGACTTCCGTCCGGCCAACTACTTCGGTGTGACCGGTATCAACCTGGTTCCTGGCAACGGCGGCCGACAACTCCGCAATGGAGCCCAGATCACCACCGTGCCGCAAGGTAACTTCACCCTGCAGGCGTTGCTGTACCGGATGGGATCTATCACCGACACCGTGGTGACACCGCAACTCGTCGACGTGATCAGAAAGGCGACGCGGTACACCGATGGCCTCAACCCGCTGATCGAATCGATGCTGACCGCGGCGGATTCGATCGCCAAGGTCCAGACCGTGTCCACCGAACAACTACTCCGAAACGCAGCGGGGATCAGCGCGGCGTTCCCGGGATTCGTCGACGCCGCGACCAATGCCGGCTACGGCTTCAACCAGGGTTCGAGCGCGGTGAAGTTCAGGGTGTCGGGCCGCGAAGCCCTTCCAGGACAAGGAATAGTGGCGGTCCCCGGCGAGCGGGTCAGTGAAAAGTACTGGAAAGACCAGGCCATCCCCACCCTTGACGTGGTGGCCAACTCCCTGTTCGGTGCGATCGGAAAGCTGATGTCCTCGCACGCCAACGAACTGCTTCCGGCGGTGGACCTGGTCCAAACGCTCACCGATCCGGTACCCGGGTTGGTGACCCCGGCCGGTCTGGGCGACACGTTGGTGGAGCTACGCACCCGGTTCGAGAAGCTTTACGCCGGATCGGCCGAACAACGGGCACTTCAGGTACACATCGTGCTCGACCGGATTCCCGGCATCCAGGCGCCGGTCCATGCGATGGGAGGACCATGATCAAACCTCGTGCCGCCTTATGGCGATTCGTGTTGGCCAGCATCGTCGCCGCGCTGGTGTTCATCTTGACCGTGAACGTGCTTCGACAGCCCGTCGCCGCCGAAACGCGGTCGTATACCGCGGAGTTCACCGACGTATCCGGTCTGCACATCGACGCCGACGTACGCATCCGCGGGGTGCGAGTCGGAAAGGTCAAGCAAGTCAGGCTGGAGCACAAGGCAGGTCAGAACATCGCCTCAGTCGACTTCAGCCTCGACAGCCGCTACACCGTCGTCCCGCAGACCCGACTGGCGATCAAATACCAGGCGCTGACCGGGTTGAGGTACGTCGATGTGACCGATGCTTCCGAGTCCGATGACGGCCACGCGTCAAGCCAGCGGCCAATCACGTACCTCCCGTTGGCGATGACACAACCGTCGTTCGACATCACGTCGTTGTTCAACGGATTACAACCGGTCCTGGCCACGCTGAGCTCCGAAGACATCGACAGGTTCACCGAGAACGCCGCCACCTATCTGCAGGGCGACGGCGGTGGCCTCGGGCCGATGCTGGAAAGCATCCGGAAGTTGACCGAATTCACGTCCAACCGCCAGGAGGTGATCGCGACCCTGATGCAAAATCTCAACGCAATCGCAGGCACATTCGGCGGCCACGCCAAGGATTTCGTCCAGATACTCGAATGGATGAACCGGCCCATCGACGCAACCCTCACCGTGCTCGATGAGTTCCGAAAGTCCGAACTGTACGGTCCCGGGTTCACTTCCGCGGCCATGCGCCTGCTCGAAAATGCCGGCTTCACCCCGGGTGCAGCGGACATGGATGAAGGAATCGACCGGGCCATCAGCGCGCTCTACGAATACAGCGATGCGATCAAGCGTGTACCGGTCATCTGGGACAGCATTGATCCACCCGCCGAAGCCGGGGCCCCGGAACGGTGTTCGCGCGGTCCAGCCCAACTGCCCGCGTCGATGGATGTGCTACTGAACGGGCAGCGGGTGATCTTGTGCAATCGATGAAACCGTTGAGGCAGCCGATGTTCTGGGGTGTCACCGCGCTGATCATGGTGGCGGTGCTGGCGGTGACGGCCGCGGCCGTCTACGTTCGACCACCTGGGCATACCACGGTGGTGTTCTACACCGATGACGCCGCTTCGGTCCGCCAGGGCGACGACGTGCGGATGGCCGGGATCACCGTCGGCAAGGTCGACGGTATGTCGATCGAACCGGACAGGGTCAGGGTCAGCGCGAGCGTGAAAAGCGGCGCATTCGTCGGTGATCAGTCCCAGGTCGAGGTACGCATGCTCACGGTGGTCGGGGGATACTACGTCAACCTGATCTCCCTCGGTGATAAACCGCTGGGACAAGCCACTATTCCAATGGGTCGCGTGACGATGCCGTACAACTTGATGCGCACGCTGGCCGATACACCAAAGGTCACGGAGCGGGTCGACCCCAAGCCGATTCGCGAATCGCTGGACCAGATACAAGCCGGGCTGGTGGGCACCAACACCGACACCCTCAGCGCGGTTATCAATGCCGGCAATGCGCTGACCGAAACGATCGATCGCCAACGCGGGCAGATCTCCGAAATCCTCAACCTCTCCGACGAATACATCGAGGAACTGAGTAATTTCCGAGGAAAGCTCAAGGAGCTTGTCTCGAAGGTCTCGATCCTCGAACAGACACTCGTCATGTACGGCAAGGGATTCGCGGGCGCACTCAAGGGAATGGGTGATATCTCCGATGCGTTCCTGGTGCCCTACGGCAAGTTCTGGGTCAACCATCGTGAGGACTTCATCCAGAAAGTCCGCGAGTGGCAGGACCGTATCCGCAGATGGGTGGACAACAACAGCCGGATCGTGCCGCGATTGCGACGGATACGCGACAAGCTCGAACGTGTCCTTGACGCCCAGAATGCGCGTCCGGAGTTGCTCGCCACCGACTTGTGTATCCCGATTCCAGGAAGTCCGTGCTGATGACGAAAATGATCACCAGCCCCCGAGTGCGGCGCGCCAGTACTGCCGCACTGCTAGCTGTCACCCTCGCGGCGGGTGGTACCGGATGTGCACCCGAAGGCCGGCACGCCGCTTATTGCGCGTACCTCCCGGACACGGTGGGACTCTACGTTGGCAATCCGGTCACGCAGATGGGTTATCCCGTCGGGACAATCACGTCGATCCAGACGGGGCCTGCGCGCGTCCGTGTTGATTTCACGATGACCGAACAGCGGGAACTACCCGGTGACGTCAAGGCGATCATCCGATCGCCATCGATTCTGGCGGACCGTTCGATGGAATTGGTGGGCAATTACGCCGACGGGCCCAAGTTGGAACCGACGGGTTGTATCCCGTTGGAGCGGTCCATTTCGCCCAAGACACTGTCTGAAGTCATCGGATCAGCCGACACCTTTCTGAACGCGATCAATTCCGCAGGCTCGGACAACATCGCCGACAGCATCGGGGGACTGGATCGGTTGGTACACAACAACGGTGCCGCGGCCGGACAGCTGCTGACGTTGTCATCGACCCTGCTCGACAGCCCTGATCAAGCGGTCAGCGACCTCGGTTCGATCATCGAGAATACGGCCGAGCTGACCGACATGTTGACGGAAATGCGCGGGCCGTT
This region includes:
- a CDS encoding MlaE family ABC transporter permease encodes the protein MLAARLSEPVRSAGRWGTFIAQTVWLLPVTVRRYRRETLRVMNNLAWGRGSIIVDGGVIALLAALGVIVGGIVAIESFATLNLIGLGSLTGIIGGWGNVREMAPLVAGVAFASQAGCRMTAEIGSMRIAEEIDATEAMGLRAIPFVVGTRVIGGLLCVIPGFMLTLAVSFVTADVIVRGFYEQPGGTYQHYFVQFLSLQDIGFSLLKAVVYCTAVTVIHCYYGFFASGGPVGVGQASGRAIRASLVTIMILDLSTTIMMWGLRPEFVFKG
- a CDS encoding Mammalian cell entry related domain protein, whose product is MLFRTSAEAEARRLFIIGVAVIACFTAVCVIIVAKPFARAADRVTVVMDLPYVGQGVERGTPLTMYGVAVGEVTEVKSLPGGTVRLNAFVEPAPAAGLTDTLGVDFRPANYFGVTGINLVPGNGGRQLRNGAQITTVPQGNFTLQALLYRMGSITDTVVTPQLVDVIRKATRYTDGLNPLIESMLTAADSIAKVQTVSTEQLLRNAAGISAAFPGFVDAATNAGYGFNQGSSAVKFRVSGREALPGQGIVAVPGERVSEKYWKDQAIPTLDVVANSLFGAIGKLMSSHANELLPAVDLVQTLTDPVPGLVTPAGLGDTLVELRTRFEKLYAGSAEQRALQVHIVLDRIPGIQAPVHAMGGP
- a CDS encoding MlaD family protein, giving the protein MIKPRAALWRFVLASIVAALVFILTVNVLRQPVAAETRSYTAEFTDVSGLHIDADVRIRGVRVGKVKQVRLEHKAGQNIASVDFSLDSRYTVVPQTRLAIKYQALTGLRYVDVTDASESDDGHASSQRPITYLPLAMTQPSFDITSLFNGLQPVLATLSSEDIDRFTENAATYLQGDGGGLGPMLESIRKLTEFTSNRQEVIATLMQNLNAIAGTFGGHAKDFVQILEWMNRPIDATLTVLDEFRKSELYGPGFTSAAMRLLENAGFTPGAADMDEGIDRAISALYEYSDAIKRVPVIWDSIDPPAEAGAPERCSRGPAQLPASMDVLLNGQRVILCNR
- a CDS encoding MlaD family protein → MKPLRQPMFWGVTALIMVAVLAVTAAAVYVRPPGHTTVVFYTDDAASVRQGDDVRMAGITVGKVDGMSIEPDRVRVSASVKSGAFVGDQSQVEVRMLTVVGGYYVNLISLGDKPLGQATIPMGRVTMPYNLMRTLADTPKVTERVDPKPIRESLDQIQAGLVGTNTDTLSAVINAGNALTETIDRQRGQISEILNLSDEYIEELSNFRGKLKELVSKVSILEQTLVMYGKGFAGALKGMGDISDAFLVPYGKFWVNHREDFIQKVREWQDRIRRWVDNNSRIVPRLRRIRDKLERVLDAQNARPELLATDLCIPIPGSPC
- a CDS encoding MlaD family protein — translated: MITSPRVRRASTAALLAVTLAAGGTGCAPEGRHAAYCAYLPDTVGLYVGNPVTQMGYPVGTITSIQTGPARVRVDFTMTEQRELPGDVKAIIRSPSILADRSMELVGNYADGPKLEPTGCIPLERSISPKTLSEVIGSADTFLNAINSAGSDNIADSIGGLDRLVHNNGAAAGQLLTLSSTLLDSPDQAVSDLGSIIENTAELTDMLTEMRGPLKGILQDAAITTGDVVTVLDGGGRLNGADGYGTLGPLIESVAVLETRLGDETQITLDAVSTAVRKVTPHSNALAALFNPVPWWINSLANHVNTREFGTFNIAYRPPLYRVPTHDGLLMCGVMNAATPGSCADVNGQPYAVDVALLQYVLQEASRR